From Salarias fasciatus chromosome 12, fSalaFa1.1, whole genome shotgun sequence, the proteins below share one genomic window:
- the git2a gene encoding ARF GTPase-activating protein GIT2a isoform X6 translates to MSKRLRNTEVCADCSVPEPRWASVNRGVLVCDECCSVHRSLGRHSSQVRHLTHTPWPPTQLQMVQTLYSNGANSIWEHSLLDPASVMSGKRKANPQDKLHPNKSEFIKAKYQMLAFVHRMPCREDDSSTAKDLSKQLHSSVRTGNLETCLRLLSLGAQANFFHPEKGNTPLHVAAKAGQVSQAELLTVYGADPGAPDSNGKTPIDYAREAGQHELADRLVEVQYELTDRLAFYLCGRKPDHKNGQHFIVPQMADRNISLDLSELAKAAKKKLQSLSNHLFEELAMDVYDEVDRRETDAVWLATQNHSTLVTETTVVPFLPVNPEYSSTRNQGRQKLARFNAHEFATLVIDILSDAKRRQQGNSIVSPKDNVELILRSVGVRHCSDSQDNDQPDYDSVASDEDTDPELPSSKGDRTKSLDSDLSDGPITMQEYMEVKNALSASEAKIQQLMRANNSLSDELRLMQKKTERGAFVTTSSSLPSFPSTLSWSKDDTAPKATKLEKQSSMPESDYDNTFNDSEVEDSSFIRRSRLRSWMGEGHSIPELDDVETEPDPALPSTEDVIRKTEQITKNIQELLRAAQENKHDSFIPCSERIHVAVTEMAALFPKKPRSETVRGSLRLLTSSACRLQSECRKAVPSEGCPGPDMQLVTQQVIQCAYDIAKAAKQLVTITTKENTN, encoded by the exons AGCCGCGCTGGGCCTCGGTCAACAGAGGCGTGTTGGTCTGCGACGAGTGCTGCAGCGTTCATCGAAGTCTGGGCAGGCACAGCTCTCAAGTCCGCCACCTGACGCACACGCCGTGGCCTCCTACTCAGCTGCAG ATGGTTCAGACGCTCTACAGCAACGGCGCAAACTCGATATGGGAGCACTCTCTCCTGGACCCCGCGTCTGTGATGAGCGGAAAACGGAAGGCCAACCCTCAGGACAAACTTCA CCCAAACAAATCAGAGTTCATTAAAGCCAAATATCAAATGCTGGCGTTCGTCCATCGCATGCCCTGCCGGGAGGACGACAGCTCGACAGCAAAGGATTTAAGCAAG CAACTTCATTCGAGCGTCCGCACCGGTAACCTGGAGACCTGTTTGAGGCTGCTGTCCCTCGGAGCACAAGCGAACTTTTTTCACCCC GAAAAAGGAAACACTCCTTTGCATGTCGCTGCAAAGGCAGGACAAGTATCTCAGGCTGAGCTGTTAACCGTTTATGGGGCAGATCCAGGAGCTCCGGACAGCAATGGGAAGACTCCCATTGACTATGCAAG AGAAGCTGGGCAGCACGAACTGGCGGACAGGCTGGTGGAGGTTCAGTACGAGCTGACGGACCGGCTGGCTTTTTACTTGTGTGGAAGAAAACCAG ATCATAAAAACGGCCAGCACTTCATTGTTCCACAAATGGCCGACAG AAACAT CAGTTTAGATTTATCAGAACTGGCAAAGGCGGCAAAAAAGAAACTCCAGTCT ctcagtaATCATTTATTCGAGGAGCTGGCCATGGATGTGTATGATGAGGTGGACAGACGAGAGACGGATGCAG TGTGGCTGGCTACGCAGAATCACAGCACTCTGGTGACGGAGACGACGGTCGTTCCATTTCTCCCTGTGAATCCAGAGTATTCATCAACAAGAAATCAG GGTCGACAGAAGCTTGCGAGGTTTAATGCACACGAGTTCGCCACGCTGGTGATCGATATATTAAGTGACGCTAAGCGACGACAACAAGGGAATTCAATCGTTAGTCCCAAAG ACAAtgtggagctgatcctgaggaGTGTGGGAGTCCGGCACTGCAGTGACAGTCAGGACAACGACCAGCCGGATTACGACAGTGTGGCGTCTGACGAGGACACGGATCCGGAGCTGCCCTCCAGCAAGGGAGATAGGACCAAG AGCCTGGACTCGGACCTGTCGGACGGCCCGATTACTATGCAAGAATACATGGAGGTGAAAAACGCTCTGTCCGCCTCCGAGGCGAAGATCCAGCAGCTCATGAGAGCCAACAACTCCCTGAGCGATGAGCTGAGGCTCATGCAGAAAAAG ACGGAAAGGGGCGCTTTTGTGACCACCTCCTCATCCCTCCCCTCATTCCCATCCACCTTGTCTTGGTCGAAGGATGACACGGCCCCAAAG GCGACAAAGctagagaagcagagcagcatgcCCGAGAGCGACTACGACAACACGTTCAACGACTCTGAGGTGGAGGACTCCAG CTTcatcaggaggagcaggctGAGGAGCTGGATGGGAGAGGGCCACTCCATACCCGAGCTGGACGACGTGGAGACGGAGCCCGACCCGGCGCTGCCCAGCACGGAGGACGTCATCCGCAAAACGGAGCAGATCACCAAGAACATCCAGGAGCTGCTTCGAGCTGCTCAGGAGAACAAACATGACAG CTTCATACCCTGCTCAGAAAGAATACATGTGGCTGTAACAGAAATGGCTGCCCTCTTTCCCAAG AAGCCTCGCTCGGAGACGGTGAGAGGCTCCCTGCGCTTGCTGACCTCCAGTGCGTGCCGGCTGCAGAGCGAGTGCCGGAAGGCGGTGCCCTCGGAGGGCTGCCCGGGGCCGGACATGCAGCTGGTCACCCAGCAGGTCATCCAATGTGCTTACGACATTGCCAAGGCTGCAAAACAGCTTGTCACCATCACGACTAAGGAGAATACCAACTAA
- the git2a gene encoding ARF GTPase-activating protein GIT2a isoform X3, which translates to MSKRLRNTEVCADCSVPEPRWASVNRGVLVCDECCSVHRSLGRHSSQVRHLTHTPWPPTQLQMVQTLYSNGANSIWEHSLLDPASVMSGKRKANPQDKLHPNKSEFIKAKYQMLAFVHRMPCREDDSSTAKDLSKQLHSSVRTGNLETCLRLLSLGAQANFFHPEKGNTPLHVAAKAGQVSQAELLTVYGADPGAPDSNGKTPIDYAREAGQHELADRLVEVQYELTDRLAFYLCGRKPDHKNGQHFIVPQMADSLDLSELAKAAKKKLQSLSNHLFEELAMDVYDEVDRRETDAVWLATQNHSTLVTETTVVPFLPVNPEYSSTRNQGRQKLARFNAHEFATLVIDILSDAKRRQQGNSIVSPKDNVELILRSVGVRHCSDSQDNDQPDYDSVASDEDTDPELPSSKGDRTKSLDSDLSDGPITMQEYMEVKNALSASEAKIQQLMRANNSLSDELRLMQKKLQSLQSENTSLKRQVTTNMYQTPGGTDYPDPSSPSALKRRQSARASRPMSMYETGSGLKPYLPKGETPHPEEGVPSLQPFPPHTERGAFVTTSSSLPSFPSTLSWSKDDTAPKATKLEKQSSMPESDYDNTFNDSEVEDSSFIRRSRLRSWMGEGHSIPELDDVETEPDPALPSTEDVIRKTEQITKNIQELLRAAQENKHDSFIPCSERIHVAVTEMAALFPKKPRSETVRGSLRLLTSSACRLQSECRKAVPSEGCPGPDMQLVTQQVIQCAYDIAKAAKQLVTITTKENTN; encoded by the exons AGCCGCGCTGGGCCTCGGTCAACAGAGGCGTGTTGGTCTGCGACGAGTGCTGCAGCGTTCATCGAAGTCTGGGCAGGCACAGCTCTCAAGTCCGCCACCTGACGCACACGCCGTGGCCTCCTACTCAGCTGCAG ATGGTTCAGACGCTCTACAGCAACGGCGCAAACTCGATATGGGAGCACTCTCTCCTGGACCCCGCGTCTGTGATGAGCGGAAAACGGAAGGCCAACCCTCAGGACAAACTTCA CCCAAACAAATCAGAGTTCATTAAAGCCAAATATCAAATGCTGGCGTTCGTCCATCGCATGCCCTGCCGGGAGGACGACAGCTCGACAGCAAAGGATTTAAGCAAG CAACTTCATTCGAGCGTCCGCACCGGTAACCTGGAGACCTGTTTGAGGCTGCTGTCCCTCGGAGCACAAGCGAACTTTTTTCACCCC GAAAAAGGAAACACTCCTTTGCATGTCGCTGCAAAGGCAGGACAAGTATCTCAGGCTGAGCTGTTAACCGTTTATGGGGCAGATCCAGGAGCTCCGGACAGCAATGGGAAGACTCCCATTGACTATGCAAG AGAAGCTGGGCAGCACGAACTGGCGGACAGGCTGGTGGAGGTTCAGTACGAGCTGACGGACCGGCTGGCTTTTTACTTGTGTGGAAGAAAACCAG ATCATAAAAACGGCCAGCACTTCATTGTTCCACAAATGGCCGACAG TTTAGATTTATCAGAACTGGCAAAGGCGGCAAAAAAGAAACTCCAGTCT ctcagtaATCATTTATTCGAGGAGCTGGCCATGGATGTGTATGATGAGGTGGACAGACGAGAGACGGATGCAG TGTGGCTGGCTACGCAGAATCACAGCACTCTGGTGACGGAGACGACGGTCGTTCCATTTCTCCCTGTGAATCCAGAGTATTCATCAACAAGAAATCAG GGTCGACAGAAGCTTGCGAGGTTTAATGCACACGAGTTCGCCACGCTGGTGATCGATATATTAAGTGACGCTAAGCGACGACAACAAGGGAATTCAATCGTTAGTCCCAAAG ACAAtgtggagctgatcctgaggaGTGTGGGAGTCCGGCACTGCAGTGACAGTCAGGACAACGACCAGCCGGATTACGACAGTGTGGCGTCTGACGAGGACACGGATCCGGAGCTGCCCTCCAGCAAGGGAGATAGGACCAAG AGCCTGGACTCGGACCTGTCGGACGGCCCGATTACTATGCAAGAATACATGGAGGTGAAAAACGCTCTGTCCGCCTCCGAGGCGAAGATCCAGCAGCTCATGAGAGCCAACAACTCCCTGAGCGATGAGCTGAGGCTCATGCAGAAAAAG CTGCAATCTCTGCAAAGCGAGAACACGTCCCTCAAGCGGCAGGTCACTACCAATATGTATCAGACCCCCGGCGGTACAGACTACCCCGACCCCTCCAGCCCCTCAGCCCTGAAACGCCGGCAGTCTGCGCGGGCCAGTCGGCCCATGTCTATGTATGAGACCGGCTCGGGCCTGAAGCCCTATCTCCCCAAAGGGGAAACTCCCCACCCAGAAGAGGGTGTCCCTTCCCTGCAACCCTTCCCACCTCAT ACGGAAAGGGGCGCTTTTGTGACCACCTCCTCATCCCTCCCCTCATTCCCATCCACCTTGTCTTGGTCGAAGGATGACACGGCCCCAAAG GCGACAAAGctagagaagcagagcagcatgcCCGAGAGCGACTACGACAACACGTTCAACGACTCTGAGGTGGAGGACTCCAG CTTcatcaggaggagcaggctGAGGAGCTGGATGGGAGAGGGCCACTCCATACCCGAGCTGGACGACGTGGAGACGGAGCCCGACCCGGCGCTGCCCAGCACGGAGGACGTCATCCGCAAAACGGAGCAGATCACCAAGAACATCCAGGAGCTGCTTCGAGCTGCTCAGGAGAACAAACATGACAG CTTCATACCCTGCTCAGAAAGAATACATGTGGCTGTAACAGAAATGGCTGCCCTCTTTCCCAAG AAGCCTCGCTCGGAGACGGTGAGAGGCTCCCTGCGCTTGCTGACCTCCAGTGCGTGCCGGCTGCAGAGCGAGTGCCGGAAGGCGGTGCCCTCGGAGGGCTGCCCGGGGCCGGACATGCAGCTGGTCACCCAGCAGGTCATCCAATGTGCTTACGACATTGCCAAGGCTGCAAAACAGCTTGTCACCATCACGACTAAGGAGAATACCAACTAA
- the git2a gene encoding ARF GTPase-activating protein GIT2a isoform X1 has protein sequence MSKRLRNTEVCADCSVPEPRWASVNRGVLVCDECCSVHRSLGRHSSQVRHLTHTPWPPTQLQMVQTLYSNGANSIWEHSLLDPASVMSGKRKANPQDKLHPNKSEFIKAKYQMLAFVHRMPCREDDSSTAKDLSKQLHSSVRTGNLETCLRLLSLGAQANFFHPEKGNTPLHVAAKAGQVSQAELLTVYGADPGAPDSNGKTPIDYAREAGQHELADRLVEVQYELTDRLAFYLCGRKPDHKNGQHFIVPQMADRNISLDLSELAKAAKKKLQSLSNHLFEELAMDVYDEVDRRETDAVWLATQNHSTLVTETTVVPFLPVNPEYSSTRNQGRQKLARFNAHEFATLVIDILSDAKRRQQGNSIVSPKDNVELILRSVGVRHCSDSQDNDQPDYDSVASDEDTDPELPSSKGDRTKSLDSDLSDGPITMQEYMEVKNALSASEAKIQQLMRANNSLSDELRLMQKKLQSLQSENTSLKRQVTTNMYQTPGGTDYPDPSSPSALKRRQSARASRPMSMYETGSGLKPYLPKGETPHPEEGVPSLQPFPPHTERGAFVTTSSSLPSFPSTLSWSKDDTAPKATKLEKQSSMPESDYDNTFNDSEVEDSSFIRRSRLRSWMGEGHSIPELDDVETEPDPALPSTEDVIRKTEQITKNIQELLRAAQENKHDSFIPCSERIHVAVTEMAALFPKKPRSETVRGSLRLLTSSACRLQSECRKAVPSEGCPGPDMQLVTQQVIQCAYDIAKAAKQLVTITTKENTN, from the exons AGCCGCGCTGGGCCTCGGTCAACAGAGGCGTGTTGGTCTGCGACGAGTGCTGCAGCGTTCATCGAAGTCTGGGCAGGCACAGCTCTCAAGTCCGCCACCTGACGCACACGCCGTGGCCTCCTACTCAGCTGCAG ATGGTTCAGACGCTCTACAGCAACGGCGCAAACTCGATATGGGAGCACTCTCTCCTGGACCCCGCGTCTGTGATGAGCGGAAAACGGAAGGCCAACCCTCAGGACAAACTTCA CCCAAACAAATCAGAGTTCATTAAAGCCAAATATCAAATGCTGGCGTTCGTCCATCGCATGCCCTGCCGGGAGGACGACAGCTCGACAGCAAAGGATTTAAGCAAG CAACTTCATTCGAGCGTCCGCACCGGTAACCTGGAGACCTGTTTGAGGCTGCTGTCCCTCGGAGCACAAGCGAACTTTTTTCACCCC GAAAAAGGAAACACTCCTTTGCATGTCGCTGCAAAGGCAGGACAAGTATCTCAGGCTGAGCTGTTAACCGTTTATGGGGCAGATCCAGGAGCTCCGGACAGCAATGGGAAGACTCCCATTGACTATGCAAG AGAAGCTGGGCAGCACGAACTGGCGGACAGGCTGGTGGAGGTTCAGTACGAGCTGACGGACCGGCTGGCTTTTTACTTGTGTGGAAGAAAACCAG ATCATAAAAACGGCCAGCACTTCATTGTTCCACAAATGGCCGACAG AAACAT CAGTTTAGATTTATCAGAACTGGCAAAGGCGGCAAAAAAGAAACTCCAGTCT ctcagtaATCATTTATTCGAGGAGCTGGCCATGGATGTGTATGATGAGGTGGACAGACGAGAGACGGATGCAG TGTGGCTGGCTACGCAGAATCACAGCACTCTGGTGACGGAGACGACGGTCGTTCCATTTCTCCCTGTGAATCCAGAGTATTCATCAACAAGAAATCAG GGTCGACAGAAGCTTGCGAGGTTTAATGCACACGAGTTCGCCACGCTGGTGATCGATATATTAAGTGACGCTAAGCGACGACAACAAGGGAATTCAATCGTTAGTCCCAAAG ACAAtgtggagctgatcctgaggaGTGTGGGAGTCCGGCACTGCAGTGACAGTCAGGACAACGACCAGCCGGATTACGACAGTGTGGCGTCTGACGAGGACACGGATCCGGAGCTGCCCTCCAGCAAGGGAGATAGGACCAAG AGCCTGGACTCGGACCTGTCGGACGGCCCGATTACTATGCAAGAATACATGGAGGTGAAAAACGCTCTGTCCGCCTCCGAGGCGAAGATCCAGCAGCTCATGAGAGCCAACAACTCCCTGAGCGATGAGCTGAGGCTCATGCAGAAAAAG CTGCAATCTCTGCAAAGCGAGAACACGTCCCTCAAGCGGCAGGTCACTACCAATATGTATCAGACCCCCGGCGGTACAGACTACCCCGACCCCTCCAGCCCCTCAGCCCTGAAACGCCGGCAGTCTGCGCGGGCCAGTCGGCCCATGTCTATGTATGAGACCGGCTCGGGCCTGAAGCCCTATCTCCCCAAAGGGGAAACTCCCCACCCAGAAGAGGGTGTCCCTTCCCTGCAACCCTTCCCACCTCAT ACGGAAAGGGGCGCTTTTGTGACCACCTCCTCATCCCTCCCCTCATTCCCATCCACCTTGTCTTGGTCGAAGGATGACACGGCCCCAAAG GCGACAAAGctagagaagcagagcagcatgcCCGAGAGCGACTACGACAACACGTTCAACGACTCTGAGGTGGAGGACTCCAG CTTcatcaggaggagcaggctGAGGAGCTGGATGGGAGAGGGCCACTCCATACCCGAGCTGGACGACGTGGAGACGGAGCCCGACCCGGCGCTGCCCAGCACGGAGGACGTCATCCGCAAAACGGAGCAGATCACCAAGAACATCCAGGAGCTGCTTCGAGCTGCTCAGGAGAACAAACATGACAG CTTCATACCCTGCTCAGAAAGAATACATGTGGCTGTAACAGAAATGGCTGCCCTCTTTCCCAAG AAGCCTCGCTCGGAGACGGTGAGAGGCTCCCTGCGCTTGCTGACCTCCAGTGCGTGCCGGCTGCAGAGCGAGTGCCGGAAGGCGGTGCCCTCGGAGGGCTGCCCGGGGCCGGACATGCAGCTGGTCACCCAGCAGGTCATCCAATGTGCTTACGACATTGCCAAGGCTGCAAAACAGCTTGTCACCATCACGACTAAGGAGAATACCAACTAA
- the git2a gene encoding ARF GTPase-activating protein GIT2a isoform X5 — MSKRLRNTEVCADCSVPEPRWASVNRGVLVCDECCSVHRSLGRHSSQVRHLTHTPWPPTQLQMVQTLYSNGANSIWEHSLLDPASVMSGKRKANPQDKLHPNKSEFIKAKYQMLAFVHRMPCREDDSSTAKDLSKQLHSSVRTGNLETCLRLLSLGAQANFFHPEKGNTPLHVAAKAGQVSQAELLTVYGADPGAPDSNGKTPIDYAREAGQHELADRLVEVQYELTDRLAFYLCGRKPDHKNGQHFIVPQMADSSLDLSELAKAAKKKLQSLSNHLFEELAMDVYDEVDRRETDAVWLATQNHSTLVTETTVVPFLPVNPEYSSTRNQGRQKLARFNAHEFATLVIDILSDAKRRQQGNSIVSPKDNVELILRSVGVRHCSDSQDNDQPDYDSVASDEDTDPELPSSKGDRTKSLDSDLSDGPITMQEYMEVKNALSASEAKIQQLMRANNSLSDELRLMQKKLQSLQSENTSLKRQVTTNMYQTPGGTDYPDPSSPSALKRRQSARASRPMSMYETGSGLKPYLPKGETPHPEEGVPSLQPFPPHATKLEKQSSMPESDYDNTFNDSEVEDSSFIRRSRLRSWMGEGHSIPELDDVETEPDPALPSTEDVIRKTEQITKNIQELLRAAQENKHDSFIPCSERIHVAVTEMAALFPKKPRSETVRGSLRLLTSSACRLQSECRKAVPSEGCPGPDMQLVTQQVIQCAYDIAKAAKQLVTITTKENTN; from the exons AGCCGCGCTGGGCCTCGGTCAACAGAGGCGTGTTGGTCTGCGACGAGTGCTGCAGCGTTCATCGAAGTCTGGGCAGGCACAGCTCTCAAGTCCGCCACCTGACGCACACGCCGTGGCCTCCTACTCAGCTGCAG ATGGTTCAGACGCTCTACAGCAACGGCGCAAACTCGATATGGGAGCACTCTCTCCTGGACCCCGCGTCTGTGATGAGCGGAAAACGGAAGGCCAACCCTCAGGACAAACTTCA CCCAAACAAATCAGAGTTCATTAAAGCCAAATATCAAATGCTGGCGTTCGTCCATCGCATGCCCTGCCGGGAGGACGACAGCTCGACAGCAAAGGATTTAAGCAAG CAACTTCATTCGAGCGTCCGCACCGGTAACCTGGAGACCTGTTTGAGGCTGCTGTCCCTCGGAGCACAAGCGAACTTTTTTCACCCC GAAAAAGGAAACACTCCTTTGCATGTCGCTGCAAAGGCAGGACAAGTATCTCAGGCTGAGCTGTTAACCGTTTATGGGGCAGATCCAGGAGCTCCGGACAGCAATGGGAAGACTCCCATTGACTATGCAAG AGAAGCTGGGCAGCACGAACTGGCGGACAGGCTGGTGGAGGTTCAGTACGAGCTGACGGACCGGCTGGCTTTTTACTTGTGTGGAAGAAAACCAG ATCATAAAAACGGCCAGCACTTCATTGTTCCACAAATGGCCGACAG CAGTTTAGATTTATCAGAACTGGCAAAGGCGGCAAAAAAGAAACTCCAGTCT ctcagtaATCATTTATTCGAGGAGCTGGCCATGGATGTGTATGATGAGGTGGACAGACGAGAGACGGATGCAG TGTGGCTGGCTACGCAGAATCACAGCACTCTGGTGACGGAGACGACGGTCGTTCCATTTCTCCCTGTGAATCCAGAGTATTCATCAACAAGAAATCAG GGTCGACAGAAGCTTGCGAGGTTTAATGCACACGAGTTCGCCACGCTGGTGATCGATATATTAAGTGACGCTAAGCGACGACAACAAGGGAATTCAATCGTTAGTCCCAAAG ACAAtgtggagctgatcctgaggaGTGTGGGAGTCCGGCACTGCAGTGACAGTCAGGACAACGACCAGCCGGATTACGACAGTGTGGCGTCTGACGAGGACACGGATCCGGAGCTGCCCTCCAGCAAGGGAGATAGGACCAAG AGCCTGGACTCGGACCTGTCGGACGGCCCGATTACTATGCAAGAATACATGGAGGTGAAAAACGCTCTGTCCGCCTCCGAGGCGAAGATCCAGCAGCTCATGAGAGCCAACAACTCCCTGAGCGATGAGCTGAGGCTCATGCAGAAAAAG CTGCAATCTCTGCAAAGCGAGAACACGTCCCTCAAGCGGCAGGTCACTACCAATATGTATCAGACCCCCGGCGGTACAGACTACCCCGACCCCTCCAGCCCCTCAGCCCTGAAACGCCGGCAGTCTGCGCGGGCCAGTCGGCCCATGTCTATGTATGAGACCGGCTCGGGCCTGAAGCCCTATCTCCCCAAAGGGGAAACTCCCCACCCAGAAGAGGGTGTCCCTTCCCTGCAACCCTTCCCACCTCAT GCGACAAAGctagagaagcagagcagcatgcCCGAGAGCGACTACGACAACACGTTCAACGACTCTGAGGTGGAGGACTCCAG CTTcatcaggaggagcaggctGAGGAGCTGGATGGGAGAGGGCCACTCCATACCCGAGCTGGACGACGTGGAGACGGAGCCCGACCCGGCGCTGCCCAGCACGGAGGACGTCATCCGCAAAACGGAGCAGATCACCAAGAACATCCAGGAGCTGCTTCGAGCTGCTCAGGAGAACAAACATGACAG CTTCATACCCTGCTCAGAAAGAATACATGTGGCTGTAACAGAAATGGCTGCCCTCTTTCCCAAG AAGCCTCGCTCGGAGACGGTGAGAGGCTCCCTGCGCTTGCTGACCTCCAGTGCGTGCCGGCTGCAGAGCGAGTGCCGGAAGGCGGTGCCCTCGGAGGGCTGCCCGGGGCCGGACATGCAGCTGGTCACCCAGCAGGTCATCCAATGTGCTTACGACATTGCCAAGGCTGCAAAACAGCTTGTCACCATCACGACTAAGGAGAATACCAACTAA
- the git2a gene encoding ARF GTPase-activating protein GIT2a isoform X2: MSKRLRNTEVCADCSVPEPRWASVNRGVLVCDECCSVHRSLGRHSSQVRHLTHTPWPPTQLQMVQTLYSNGANSIWEHSLLDPASVMSGKRKANPQDKLHPNKSEFIKAKYQMLAFVHRMPCREDDSSTAKDLSKQLHSSVRTGNLETCLRLLSLGAQANFFHPEKGNTPLHVAAKAGQVSQAELLTVYGADPGAPDSNGKTPIDYAREAGQHELADRLVEVQYELTDRLAFYLCGRKPDHKNGQHFIVPQMADSSLDLSELAKAAKKKLQSLSNHLFEELAMDVYDEVDRRETDAVWLATQNHSTLVTETTVVPFLPVNPEYSSTRNQGRQKLARFNAHEFATLVIDILSDAKRRQQGNSIVSPKDNVELILRSVGVRHCSDSQDNDQPDYDSVASDEDTDPELPSSKGDRTKSLDSDLSDGPITMQEYMEVKNALSASEAKIQQLMRANNSLSDELRLMQKKLQSLQSENTSLKRQVTTNMYQTPGGTDYPDPSSPSALKRRQSARASRPMSMYETGSGLKPYLPKGETPHPEEGVPSLQPFPPHTERGAFVTTSSSLPSFPSTLSWSKDDTAPKATKLEKQSSMPESDYDNTFNDSEVEDSSFIRRSRLRSWMGEGHSIPELDDVETEPDPALPSTEDVIRKTEQITKNIQELLRAAQENKHDSFIPCSERIHVAVTEMAALFPKKPRSETVRGSLRLLTSSACRLQSECRKAVPSEGCPGPDMQLVTQQVIQCAYDIAKAAKQLVTITTKENTN; encoded by the exons AGCCGCGCTGGGCCTCGGTCAACAGAGGCGTGTTGGTCTGCGACGAGTGCTGCAGCGTTCATCGAAGTCTGGGCAGGCACAGCTCTCAAGTCCGCCACCTGACGCACACGCCGTGGCCTCCTACTCAGCTGCAG ATGGTTCAGACGCTCTACAGCAACGGCGCAAACTCGATATGGGAGCACTCTCTCCTGGACCCCGCGTCTGTGATGAGCGGAAAACGGAAGGCCAACCCTCAGGACAAACTTCA CCCAAACAAATCAGAGTTCATTAAAGCCAAATATCAAATGCTGGCGTTCGTCCATCGCATGCCCTGCCGGGAGGACGACAGCTCGACAGCAAAGGATTTAAGCAAG CAACTTCATTCGAGCGTCCGCACCGGTAACCTGGAGACCTGTTTGAGGCTGCTGTCCCTCGGAGCACAAGCGAACTTTTTTCACCCC GAAAAAGGAAACACTCCTTTGCATGTCGCTGCAAAGGCAGGACAAGTATCTCAGGCTGAGCTGTTAACCGTTTATGGGGCAGATCCAGGAGCTCCGGACAGCAATGGGAAGACTCCCATTGACTATGCAAG AGAAGCTGGGCAGCACGAACTGGCGGACAGGCTGGTGGAGGTTCAGTACGAGCTGACGGACCGGCTGGCTTTTTACTTGTGTGGAAGAAAACCAG ATCATAAAAACGGCCAGCACTTCATTGTTCCACAAATGGCCGACAG CAGTTTAGATTTATCAGAACTGGCAAAGGCGGCAAAAAAGAAACTCCAGTCT ctcagtaATCATTTATTCGAGGAGCTGGCCATGGATGTGTATGATGAGGTGGACAGACGAGAGACGGATGCAG TGTGGCTGGCTACGCAGAATCACAGCACTCTGGTGACGGAGACGACGGTCGTTCCATTTCTCCCTGTGAATCCAGAGTATTCATCAACAAGAAATCAG GGTCGACAGAAGCTTGCGAGGTTTAATGCACACGAGTTCGCCACGCTGGTGATCGATATATTAAGTGACGCTAAGCGACGACAACAAGGGAATTCAATCGTTAGTCCCAAAG ACAAtgtggagctgatcctgaggaGTGTGGGAGTCCGGCACTGCAGTGACAGTCAGGACAACGACCAGCCGGATTACGACAGTGTGGCGTCTGACGAGGACACGGATCCGGAGCTGCCCTCCAGCAAGGGAGATAGGACCAAG AGCCTGGACTCGGACCTGTCGGACGGCCCGATTACTATGCAAGAATACATGGAGGTGAAAAACGCTCTGTCCGCCTCCGAGGCGAAGATCCAGCAGCTCATGAGAGCCAACAACTCCCTGAGCGATGAGCTGAGGCTCATGCAGAAAAAG CTGCAATCTCTGCAAAGCGAGAACACGTCCCTCAAGCGGCAGGTCACTACCAATATGTATCAGACCCCCGGCGGTACAGACTACCCCGACCCCTCCAGCCCCTCAGCCCTGAAACGCCGGCAGTCTGCGCGGGCCAGTCGGCCCATGTCTATGTATGAGACCGGCTCGGGCCTGAAGCCCTATCTCCCCAAAGGGGAAACTCCCCACCCAGAAGAGGGTGTCCCTTCCCTGCAACCCTTCCCACCTCAT ACGGAAAGGGGCGCTTTTGTGACCACCTCCTCATCCCTCCCCTCATTCCCATCCACCTTGTCTTGGTCGAAGGATGACACGGCCCCAAAG GCGACAAAGctagagaagcagagcagcatgcCCGAGAGCGACTACGACAACACGTTCAACGACTCTGAGGTGGAGGACTCCAG CTTcatcaggaggagcaggctGAGGAGCTGGATGGGAGAGGGCCACTCCATACCCGAGCTGGACGACGTGGAGACGGAGCCCGACCCGGCGCTGCCCAGCACGGAGGACGTCATCCGCAAAACGGAGCAGATCACCAAGAACATCCAGGAGCTGCTTCGAGCTGCTCAGGAGAACAAACATGACAG CTTCATACCCTGCTCAGAAAGAATACATGTGGCTGTAACAGAAATGGCTGCCCTCTTTCCCAAG AAGCCTCGCTCGGAGACGGTGAGAGGCTCCCTGCGCTTGCTGACCTCCAGTGCGTGCCGGCTGCAGAGCGAGTGCCGGAAGGCGGTGCCCTCGGAGGGCTGCCCGGGGCCGGACATGCAGCTGGTCACCCAGCAGGTCATCCAATGTGCTTACGACATTGCCAAGGCTGCAAAACAGCTTGTCACCATCACGACTAAGGAGAATACCAACTAA